In the genome of Streptococcus mitis, one region contains:
- a CDS encoding thymidylate synthase, which yields MTKADTIFKENIERILKDGVFSEQARPKYKDGTVANSKYVTGAFAEYDLAKGEFPITTLRPIAIKSAIKEVLWIYQDQSNSLEVLNDKYNVHYWNDWEVGDTGTIGERYGAVVKKHDIINKLLKQLEANPWNRRNIISLWDYQAFEETDGLLPCAFQTMFDVRRIDGEIYLDATLTQRSNDMLVAHHINAMQYVALQMMIAKHFGWKVGKFFYFINNLHIYDNQFEQAQELLRREPSNCQPRLVLNAPAGTNFFDIKAEDFELVDYDPVKPQLKFDLAI from the coding sequence ATGACAAAAGCAGATACAATTTTTAAAGAAAATATTGAACGAATCCTCAAAGACGGTGTCTTTTCAGAGCAGGCTCGTCCTAAGTACAAGGATGGGACAGTTGCCAACTCTAAATATGTAACGGGTGCCTTTGCCGAGTATGACTTGGCCAAGGGGGAATTCCCCATTACAACTTTACGCCCTATCGCTATCAAATCGGCCATCAAGGAAGTGCTCTGGATCTACCAAGACCAGTCCAACAGCCTAGAAGTTCTTAATGACAAGTACAATGTCCACTATTGGAATGACTGGGAAGTGGGAGATACAGGGACCATCGGTGAGCGCTATGGGGCTGTTGTTAAGAAACACGACATCATCAATAAGCTTCTCAAGCAGTTGGAAGCCAACCCTTGGAACCGCCGCAATATCATTTCGCTCTGGGATTACCAAGCTTTCGAAGAAACAGATGGGCTGCTCCCATGTGCCTTTCAGACCATGTTTGATGTCCGTCGTATAGATGGAGAAATCTATCTGGATGCGACCTTGACCCAGCGTTCTAACGACATGCTAGTAGCCCACCATATCAACGCTATGCAGTACGTGGCTCTTCAAATGATGATTGCTAAGCATTTCGGCTGGAAGGTTGGGAAGTTCTTCTACTTCATCAACAACCTCCATATCTATGACAATCAATTTGAACAAGCTCAGGAATTGCTTCGTCGTGAGCCGTCAAACTGCCAACCTCGTTTGGTACTGAATGCTCCTGCTGGGACTAATTTCTTTGATATCAAAGCAGAAGATTTTGAGTTGGTGGATTATGACCCTGTTAAGCCGCAGTTGAAGTTTGACCTAGCTATTTAA
- a CDS encoding tRNA dimethylallyltransferase — protein MKTKIIVIVGPTAVGKTALAIEVAKRFGGEVVSGDSQQVYRGLDIGTAKASPEEQAAVPHHLIDVREVTESYSAFDFVSEAKMAIKDIHSRGKLAIIAGGTGLYIQSLLEGYHLGGETPHEEILAYRASLEPYTDEELAYLLEQAGLEIPQFNRRRAMRALEIAHFGQNLENRETLYEPLIICLDDERSQLYERINRRVDLMFEAGLLDEAKWLFDHYPYVQAAKGIGYKELFPYFRGEQSLEEASESLKQATRRFAKRQLTWFRNRMQVTFYQIGESGVQDRILSQIEEFLDD, from the coding sequence ATGAAAACAAAAATAATTGTGATTGTTGGACCGACTGCAGTTGGAAAGACAGCTCTTGCTATTGAAGTGGCTAAGCGCTTTGGTGGGGAAGTTGTGAGTGGTGATAGCCAGCAAGTTTACCGAGGTCTAGATATTGGGACGGCTAAGGCTAGTCCAGAGGAGCAGGCAGCTGTTCCCCATCATTTAATCGATGTTAGAGAGGTAACCGAGTCTTACTCGGCTTTTGATTTTGTTTCAGAAGCTAAGATGGCTATTAAGGACATTCACAGTCGTGGGAAACTAGCCATTATCGCTGGTGGGACTGGGCTTTATATCCAGAGCTTACTTGAAGGATATCATCTAGGTGGGGAGACTCCTCATGAGGAGATTTTAGCTTATCGAGCTAGTTTGGAGCCTTATACAGATGAGGAATTAGCCTATCTTCTGGAGCAAGCAGGCCTTGAAATTCCCCAGTTTAATCGTCGTCGTGCTATGCGTGCCTTGGAAATTGCCCATTTTGGTCAGAATTTGGAAAATCGAGAGACCTTGTATGAACCGCTGATTATCTGCTTGGACGATGAGCGCAGTCAGCTTTATGAGCGTATCAATCGCCGAGTAGATCTAATGTTTGAGGCTGGGCTTTTGGATGAGGCTAAGTGGCTCTTTGACCATTATCCATATGTGCAGGCTGCTAAAGGCATTGGCTACAAGGAACTCTTTCCTTATTTCCGTGGAGAGCAGTCCTTGGAGGAAGCTAGTGAGAGTCTCAAACAGGCTACCCGTCGTTTTGCCAAGCGTCAGCTGACCTGGTTCCGTAATCGCATGCAGGTCACCTTTTATCAGATTGGAGAATCTGGTGTGCAAGACCGCATTTTAAGCCAGATAGAGGAGTTTTTAGATGATTGA